One genomic window of Pelmatolapia mariae isolate MD_Pm_ZW linkage group LG5, Pm_UMD_F_2, whole genome shotgun sequence includes the following:
- the LOC134626883 gene encoding butyrophilin subfamily 2 member A2-like yields MFLLELLSLCVFPLMMSAVTAGHENGRGTIVVVVSEGNYIILPCSLSSQESLVRTRFDWRKDDEQEVFVYDAGLHHNNRRSGQDEHFRGRVSHFSDQLKFGNASIIIRNTKVADSGDYTCDFPFHQPDRETFNVTLVVGAAPKPFVGILNISEVGVQLKCEVRGASPKPKVEWRDSDGNILPAEEPQVSHTGERYDITLLTTVTRTNSSLFHCVATQEELSHRAADEIFVPDQLFASCCGDTVLIVSFVSGILSALVVLSLCVCFIYTTA; encoded by the exons atgtttttattgGAGCTTTTATCTTTGTGCGTCTTTCCTCTGATGATGTCTGCAGTAACAGCAGGACATGAAAACG GGCGAGGAACCATCGTGGTGGTTGTATCTGAAGGAAACTACATCATCTTACCGTGCTCGCTCAGCTCCCAGGAGAGCCTCGTACGAACACGCTTTGACTGGAGAAAAGACGATGAGCAGGAGGTGTTTGTGTACGATGCCGGCCTCCATCATAATAACAGACGTTCAGGTCAAGACGAGCACTTCAGAGGACGCGTGTCACACTTTTCAGACCAGCTGAAGTTTGGTAACGCCTCCATCATCATCAGAAACACCAAGGTGGCCGACAGTGGAGACTACACCTGTGATTTTCCATTTCATCAGCCAGACAGAGAAACATTTAACGTCACCCTCGTTGTTG GTGCAGCTCCGAAGCCGTTTGTTGGGATCCTGAACATCAGCGAGGTCGGGGTGCAGCTGAAGTGTGAGGTCAGAGGTGCTTCTCCAAAGCCTAAAGTAGAGTGGAGGGACAGCGATGGAAACATCCTTCCTGCTGAGGAGCCACAGGTGTCACACACAGGAGAGCGCTATGACATCACCCTCCTCACCACGGTGACCAGGACAAACAGCAGCCTCTTCCACTGTGTAGCCACACAGGAGGAGCTCAGCCACCGAGCTGCTGACGAGATCTTTGTTCCAG ACCAGCTGTTTGCATCCTGCTGTGGAGACACCGTGCTCATAGTTTCATTTGTTTCTGGGATTCTTTCTGCGCTCGtcgttttgtctctctgtgtgtgtttcatctACACCACAGCGTAA